Proteins co-encoded in one Nothobranchius furzeri strain GRZ-AD chromosome 4, NfurGRZ-RIMD1, whole genome shotgun sequence genomic window:
- the LOC107388417 gene encoding galanin receptor 2a: MAVPNTYGLIFACVCGVIMGIGLCANLLVFSLFAKNNTLRKNRLDILLLSMTLADFLTLLLIPLTLHSAVSHSWPLGETSCKVYQFLLAFSLAASTYSLCAVSMTRAMIITNPYQPPTMDLVILLFVLVWALSFFISLPLRMFATKESLNPGLANFSFCLPTIHEHHYQVVLSQFVLYYFVPMLVITFNYVRLALFLHKSPVMSMSSARNTRRASVMVFLAAATFSVCWLPGYVLELCVYLGQYRHGQAWDTFYFICTVLQYVHPSINPVVYVLLSKRYRHRRAAWFFIWNRNRVQPQVTSVTTDSV; this comes from the coding sequence ATGGCGGTTCCCAACACCTATGGGCTGATCTTTGCCTGTGTCTGTGGAGTGATCATGGGTATCGGTCTCTGTGCCAACCTGCTGGTTTTCTCCTTGTTTGCCAAGAACAACACGTTACGTAAGAATCGTCTGGACATCCTCCTGCTCAGCATGACTCTAGCAGACTTCCTGACCCTTCTGCTCATTCCCCTCACCCTCCACTCAGCTGTCAGCCACTCCTGGCCTCTGGGTGAGACCTCATGTAAGGTCTATCAGTTCCTGCTGGCGTTCAGCCTGGCAGCCAGCACATACTCGCTCTGTGCCGTGTCTATGACCCGCGCCATGATCATCAccaacccttaccagccacccacCATGGATCTGGTCATCCTCTTGTTTGTTTTGGTCTGGGCTTTGAGTTTCTTCATCAGCCTGCCTCTGAGAATGTTTGCCACCAAGGAAAGTCTGAACCCAGGCCTGGCAAACTTCAGTTTCTGCCTTCCAACCATTCATGAGCACCACTACCAAGTGGTCCTCAGCCAGTTTGTACTTTACTACTTTGTTCCAATGCTCGTCATCACCTTCAACTATGTCCGCCTGGCGCTTTTTCTCCACAAGAGTCCTGTAATGTCAATGTCCAGTGCCAGGAACACTCGCAGAGCGTCTGTCATGGTGTTTTTGGCTGCTGCCACCTTCTCGGTGTGCTGGCTGCCTGGTTATGTGTTGGAGCTGTGTGTGTACCTGGGGCAGTATCGGCACGGACAGGCCTGGGACACGTTCTACTTCATATGCACTGTGCTGCAGTACGTTCACCCCAGCATCAACCCGgtggtgtatgtgctgctgtctaAGCGCTATCGCCACAGGAGGGCAGCCTGGTTCTTCATCTGGAACAGGAACAGAGTGCAGCCACAGGTCACCAGTGTCACCACTGACAGCGTTTAG
- the LOC107388475 gene encoding shaker-related potassium channel tsha2, whose amino-acid sequence MTVVSQDCNEEAVVVTPLLQDAAVLEPAERECSERVVINISGLRFETQLKTLSRFPTTLLGDPRKRTRFFDPLRNEYFFDRNRPSFDAILYYYQSGGRLRRPVSVPVDIFLEEIKFYELEDEVIGTYKEDEGLAREEERPLPSKEFPRQLWLLFEYPESSGPARTIAIVSVMVILISIVIFCLETLPEFREVPPEIEYHANGSILSKGPSPFTDPFFMVETLCIVWFSFEFTMRFLSCPSKAAFFKNIMNLIDVVAIAPYFITLGLDLAEHQGSSQQAASLAILRVIRLVRVFRIFKLSRHSKGLQILGQTLHASLRELGLLIFFLLIGVVLFSSSVYFAEVEDPESAFSSIPDAFWWAVVTMTTVGYGDMYPSTIGGKFVGSLCAIAGVLTIALPVPVIVSNFNYFYHRENDEEENLQYIHVTCGQPEQLPSLGESDSIKSNQSLSKTESYQGSGDLEILTHPKVTQPESYTGKLTEV is encoded by the coding sequence ATGACCGTGGTGTCTCAGGACTGTAACGAAGAAGCCGTGGTGGTCACTCCTTTGTTGCAAGATGCTGCCGTCCTGGAACCAGCGGAGAGGGAGTGCAGCGAGCGGGTGGTCATCAACATCTCAGGCCTGCGCTTCGAAACGCAGCTGAAGACCCTGTCCCGCTTCCCCACCACGCTCCTGGGAGATCCGCGCAAGAGGACACGCTTCTTTGACCCTCTGAGGAATGAATACTTCTTCGACAGGAACAGGCCGAGCTTTGACGCGATCCTCTACTATTACCAGTCTGGAGGGAGGCTCAGGAGACCTGTGAGCGTGCCTGTGGACATTTTCCTGGAGGAAATAAAGTTTTATGAACTTGAGGATGAAGTGATAGGGACATACAAGGAGGACGAGGGTTTGGCCCGTGAGGAGGAGCGCCCGCTGCCTTCTAAAGAGTTCCCACGCCAGCTGTGGCTCCTGTTTGAGTACCCGGAGAGCTCAGGACCCGCGCGGACCATCGCCATCGTGTCAGTTATGGTCATTTTGATATCTATTGTTATTTTTTGCTTGGAGACTTTACCCGAGTTTCGAGAAGTCCCCCCGGAGATCGAGTATCACGCGAATGGAAGCATTCTGAGCAAGGGCCCCAGTCCCTTCACCGACCCGTTTTTCATGGTGGAGACTCTCTGTATCGTGTGGTTCTCGTTTGAATTCACCATGAGGTTTCTATCTTGTCCCAGTAAAGCAGCTTTCTTTAAAAACATCATGAACCTGATTGATGTTGTGGCCATAGCTCCCTATTTTATTACCCTGGGCCTGGATCTGGCTGAGCACCAGGGCAGCAGTCAGCAGGCTGCTTCTCTGGCCATCCTGAGGGTCATTCGTCTGGTCCGTGTCTTCAGGATCTTTAAACTCTCCAGACACTCCAAAGGTCTGCAGATCCTCGGCCAGACTCTCCACGCCAGCCTCAGGGAGTTGGGGCTGCTGATATTTTTCCTTCTCATTGGAGTCGTATTGTTCTCCAGCTCAGTTTATTTTGCTGAAGTCGAAGATCCGGAATCTGCTTTTTCCAGCATCCCTGATGCCTTCTGGTGGGCTGTGGTGACAATGACCACCGTGGGCTACGGGGACATGTATCCCTCCACCATTGGAGGAAAATTTGTGGGTTCTCTGTGTGCTATCGCCGGAGTGCTGACCATAGCTTTGCCGGTACCTGTGATTGTCTCAAATTTCAACTATTTCTACCACAGAGAGAACGATGAGGAGGAAAATTTGCAGTACATCCATGTGACATGCGGGCAGCCAGAGCAGCTGCCCTCTTTGGGTGAGAGTGACTCCATCAAAAGTAACCAGTCTCTCTCCAAAACTGAGTCCTATCAGGGGAGCGGCGACCTGGAGATTCTAACTCACCCAAAGGTGACTCAACCAGAATCCTACACAGGAAAACTGACCGAAGTGTGA
- the LOC107388473 gene encoding potassium voltage-gated channel subfamily A member 1, whose amino-acid sequence MTVVAGDNMDETSAVPGHPQDAYPPDHNDHECCERVVINIAGLRFETQLKTLSQFPETLLGNPKKRMRYFDPLRNEYFFDRNRPSFDAILYYYQSGGRLRRPVNVPLDMFSEEIKFYELGVDAMERFREDEGFIREEERPLPEREFQRQIWLLFEHPESSSTARGIAIVSVMVILISIVIFCLETLPQLKEDPAGRFEKSGNITIYYKPNILTDPFFIIETLCIIWFSFELIVRFLACPSKPAFFKNMMNTIDIVAIIPYFITLGTELAEDPESEGVGEQATSLAILRVIRLVRVFRIFKLSRHSKGLQILGQTLKASMRELGLLIFFLFIGVILFSSAVYFAEAEEKDSYFGSIPDAFWWAVVSMTTVGYGDMVPVTIGGKIVGSLCAIAGVLTIALPVPVIVSNFNYFYHRETEGEEQAQLLNVSNPNIPSETNSSRRSSSTVSKSEYMEIDGDINNSIDNFREANLRTGNCTIANQNCVNKSKLLTDV is encoded by the coding sequence ATGACTGTAGTAGCAGGGGACAACATGGACGAGACCTCGGCTGTCCCAGGACACCCTCAGGACGCCTACCCACCAGACCACAATGACCATGAGTGCTGCGAGAGGGTGGTCATCAACATAGCTGGCCTCCGGTTTGAGACACAGTTAAAAACTCTGTCTCAATTTCCAGAGACGTTGCTAGGCAACCCCAAAAAGAGGATGCGGTATTTTGACCCCCTGAGAAATGAGTACTTCTTTGACAGAAATCGCCCCAGCTTTGACGCCATCCTGTATTACTACCAGTCCGGTGGCCGACTAAGAAGGCCAGTGAATGTTCCCTTGGACATGTTCTCAGAAGAAATAAAGTTTTATGAGCTGGGAGTCGACGCCATGGAGAGGTTTCGTGAGGATGAGGGCTTCATCAGAGAGGAAGAGCGGCCTTTGCCTGAGAGGGAGTTCCAGCGTCAGATCTGGCTCCTCTTTGAGCATCCAGAAAGTTCAAGCACCGCCAGAGGGATTGCTATTGTGTCTGTGATGGTCATCCTCATTTCAATAGTCATATTTTGTCTGGAGACTTTACCACAGCTGAAGGAAGACCCAGCGGGACGATTTGAGAAATCTGGGAACATTACTATTTATTACAAACCAAATATCCTCACTGACCCCTTCTTCATCATCGAGACTCTCTGTATAATCTGGTTCTCCTTTGAGTTGATAGTTCGCTTTCTGGCATGCCCGAGCAAACCGGCCTTCTTCAAGAACATGATGAACACGATTGACATTGTGGCCATCATCCCCTACTTCATCACACTCGGCACGGAGCTTGCAGAAGACCCAGAGAGCGAGGGAGTAGGGGAGCAAGCGACATCTCTGGCCATCCTCAGGGTGATCCGTCTGGTCAGGGTGTTTCGGATCTTCAAGCTGTCACGACACTCCAAGGGACTTCAGATTCTGGGGCAGACCCTCAAGGCCAGTATGCGGGAGCTGGGATTGCTGATCTTCTTTCTGTTCATTGGAGTCATCTTGTTTTCCAGCGCTGTCTACTTTGCTGAAGCAGAGGAGAAAGACTCGTACTTTGGTAGCATCCCGGATGCATTCTGGTGGGCTGTTGTATCCATGACAACTGTGGGTTATGGTGACATGGTCCCGGTCACTATAGGAGGCAAGATTGTAGGATCTCTCTGCGCCATCGCTGGAGTCTTAACAATTGCACTCCCAGTGCCTGTCATTGTGTCCAACTTCAACTACTTCTACCACAGAGAAACCGAGGGAGAGGAGCAGGCCCAGCTGCTCAATGTTAGCAACCCCAACATCCCCTCAGAAACCAACTCCAGCCGCCGTAGCTCCTCAACCGTCAGCAAGTCAGAGTACATGGAGATTGATGGAGACATCAACAATAGCATCGACAACTTTAGGGAGGCAAACCTTAGAACTGGCAATTGCACTATAGCCAACCAAAACTGTGTTAATAAAAGCAAGCTGCTTACAGATGTGTAG